Proteins encoded in a region of the Elaeis guineensis isolate ETL-2024a chromosome 7, EG11, whole genome shotgun sequence genome:
- the LOC105048342 gene encoding uncharacterized protein, producing MNSDRRASMDKYPEGWGRRRSGGGGKTNLASCVVATVFLILVAAALVAVFLVFFRPRDPKIQVDDVRFPGFSAANGTVSFTFAQYAAVRNPNRASFSHYDSTLQVVYAGNQVGFMFIPAGQIDGGRTQHMAASFAVDSFPLAVPPPGGSMEVDSRMRVKGRVRVLWLFTHHVEATAGCRVVVSAGDGSVLGFRC from the coding sequence ATGAACTCCGATCGCCGGGCTTCAATGGACAAATATCCTGAGGGATGGGGCCGGCGGAGGAGCGGTGGCGGAGGGAAGACCAACCTCGCATCTTGCGTGGTGGCGACGGTGTTCCTAATCCTCGTAGCGGCGGCGCTGGTGGCGGTCTTCCTCGTCTTCTTCCGGCCCCGGGACCCCAAGATCCAGGTGGACGACGTTCGGTTCCCGGGATTCTCCGCCGCCAACGGCACCGTCAGCTTCACCTTCGCCCAGTACGCGGCGGTGCGCAACCCCAACCGCGCCTCCTTCTCCCACTACGACAGCACGCTCCAGGTCGTCTACGCCGGCAACCAGGTGGGCTTCATGTTCATCCCCGCTGGCCAGATCGACGGCGGCCGCACCCAGCACATGGCCGCCAGCTTCGCCGTCGACTCCTTCCCCCTCGCGGTGCCGCCGCCGGGGGGCAGCATGGAGGTGGATTCCCGGATGCGGGTCAAGGGGAGGGTCAGGGTCTTGTGGTTGTTCACGCACCACGTGGAGGCTACCGCCGGCTGCCGCGTCGTAGTCTCTGCCGGCGATGGCTCCGTCCTAGGGTTCCGTTGCTGA